The Methylobacterium currus genome contains a region encoding:
- a CDS encoding AAA family ATPase, whose translation MNLPTSIDATQALLSSAGYVADRALSTVVFLSLKLKRPLFLEGEAGVGKTEIAKVLAKSLGRPLIRLQCYEGLDVAAAVYEWNYAGQMMAIRLAEAGGAVDRERLESELFSERYLIRRPLLQALEAGAGGAPVLLIDELDRTDEAFEAFLLEVLSDFQVTIPELGTIRAPEPPLVILTSNRTREIHDALKRRCLYHWVDYPDAERELQILRTRLPGAPEALSRQVVAFVQAIRKEDLFKAPGVAETLDWATALVELDAVALDPTLVIDTLGVLLKYQDDIQAMQGGRAKALLDEVRSSAG comes from the coding sequence ATGAACCTCCCCACCTCCATCGACGCCACCCAGGCGCTGCTCTCCTCCGCCGGCTACGTCGCCGACCGGGCGCTCTCCACCGTGGTGTTCCTGTCGCTCAAGCTGAAGCGGCCGCTCTTTCTCGAAGGCGAGGCTGGGGTCGGCAAGACCGAGATCGCCAAGGTGCTGGCAAAGTCCCTCGGGCGGCCGCTGATCCGGCTGCAATGCTACGAGGGGCTCGACGTCGCGGCCGCCGTCTACGAGTGGAACTATGCCGGCCAGATGATGGCGATCCGCCTCGCCGAGGCCGGCGGCGCCGTCGACCGCGAGCGGCTCGAATCCGAACTGTTTTCCGAGCGTTACCTGATCCGCCGGCCGCTGCTCCAGGCCCTGGAGGCGGGGGCGGGCGGGGCGCCGGTGCTGCTGATCGACGAACTGGACCGTACCGACGAGGCCTTCGAGGCCTTCCTGCTGGAGGTCCTGTCCGACTTCCAGGTGACGATCCCGGAACTCGGCACGATCCGCGCGCCCGAGCCGCCGCTGGTGATCCTGACCTCGAACCGCACCCGCGAGATCCACGACGCGCTCAAGCGCCGCTGCCTCTACCACTGGGTCGATTACCCGGATGCGGAACGCGAATTGCAGATCCTGCGCACCCGTCTGCCGGGTGCGCCCGAGGCCCTGTCGCGCCAGGTCGTCGCCTTCGTGCAGGCGATCCGCAAGGAGGACCTGTTCAAGGCGCCGGGCGTCGCCGAGACCCTGGACTGGGCGACCGCTCTCGTCGAGCTCGACGCCGTCGCCCTCGACCCGACGCTGGTCATCGACACGCTCGGCGTGCTGCTGAAGTACCAGGACGACATCCAGGCGATGCAGGGCGGGCGCGCCAAGGCGCTCCTCGACGAGGTGAGATCGTCCGCCGGATGA